One Sulfurihydrogenibium subterraneum DSM 15120 DNA segment encodes these proteins:
- a CDS encoding integrase core domain-containing protein — translation MPHGVKRKYQHTYKQRKKTIEEELWLIEKMEYTIDEMNRRLSSYVEKYNFIRPHYSLGYKTPADMLNKM, via the coding sequence ATCCCACATGGAGTAAAGAGAAAATATCAGCATACCTACAAGCAAAGAAAAAAGACAATAGAAGAGGAATTATGGTTAATAGAGAAAATGGAATATACGATAGATGAGATGAATAGAAGATTAAGTAGTTATGTGGAAAAATACAATTTTATAAGACCGCACTACTCTTTAGGATATAAAACTCCTGCAGACATGCTTAATAAAATGTGA
- a CDS encoding IS110 family transposase translates to MVSSLNNPVVLIESSSRYHIPLSSFLVSHNIPVYIANPKTVFNFIKFKSPNNPSKSDTKDAFLIALFAKYESKNIKPYSISDYLKLIARKIESISQEIAKTKTQIIHALDVLFPELDNHVNVFSKAVLNLLFSFPSAYVIAKADVMDVEKFFYSSIGRKVSISAEDVINLAKNSVGVNIVALKVSLKVDIERLLFLEKQVKELEDVFVDLMKDFFCEDVEIVSSIAGVSEKLACSFISEIESISRFENAKKLISYAGTDPVVKQSGRWKVRMSISKQGNPHLRNILYQMATGVVMWNDVFKEYYRRKYEQFKSRKKAMIAVVNKLVRVVFAMLSKRVFSDIQALVL, encoded by the coding sequence ATTGTATCCTCTCTTAATAACCCTGTTGTCCTTATCGAATCTTCTTCCCGTTATCACATCCCTCTCTCTTCTTTCCTCGTCTCTCATAATATCCCTGTCTACATCGCTAATCCTAAAACTGTCTTTAATTTCATTAAGTTTAAATCCCCTAATAATCCTTCTAAATCTGATACTAAAGATGCTTTCCTTATCGCTCTGTTTGCTAAGTATGAGTCTAAAAATATTAAACCTTATTCTATCTCTGATTATCTTAAGCTTATTGCTCGTAAGATTGAATCTATCTCTCAGGAAATTGCTAAAACTAAAACTCAAATTATTCATGCTCTTGATGTGTTGTTCCCTGAGCTTGATAACCATGTTAATGTTTTCTCTAAGGCTGTCTTGAATCTTCTGTTCTCTTTCCCTTCTGCTTATGTTATCGCTAAGGCTGATGTTATGGATGTTGAAAAGTTCTTCTATTCTTCTATAGGTAGAAAGGTATCTATATCTGCAGAGGATGTTATTAATTTGGCTAAAAACTCTGTTGGTGTTAATATTGTTGCTTTGAAGGTTTCTCTTAAGGTTGATATTGAAAGACTTTTGTTCCTTGAAAAGCAGGTTAAAGAGCTTGAGGATGTTTTTGTTGATTTGATGAAGGATTTTTTTTGTGAAGATGTAGAGATTGTTTCTTCTATAGCTGGTGTTTCTGAAAAGCTTGCGTGTAGTTTTATTTCTGAGATTGAAAGTATAAGTAGGTTTGAAAATGCTAAGAAGCTTATTAGTTATGCTGGGACTGACCCTGTTGTTAAGCAGTCTGGTAGGTGGAAAGTTAGAATGAGTATATCTAAACAGGGTAATCCTCATTTGAGGAATATTCTTTATCAGATGGCTACTGGTGTTGTTATGTGGAATGATGTGTTTAAGGAGTATTACAGGAGGAAGTATGAGCAGTTTAAAAGTAGGAAGAAAGCTATGATTGCTGTTGTTAATAAGCTTGTTCGTGTCGTATTTGCTATGCTGTCTAAACGGGTGTTTTCTGATATACAAGCTTTAGTATTATAA
- the cas6 gene encoding CRISPR-associated endoribonuclease Cas6, with translation MRIKIMLEAPMIPFLYRHRILSLIKEALKNSDKEYKDFLYENKITKPFTFNLVPPPNKEIKEAEIQIDNNFTVKDYFFYSKDSYFSLFISSADYRFVITLFNGLKKLKNFDFSSHENMLVNGERVILKIKRVDVLNEKPIRSDTVIFKANAPIIVEDKNDNPVLFSDKNFEKELNQITDRILSSPHIKGKGLEKPLKFEPIKMSKQVVKHTLKSFREKTGKPVMYLTGNTGIFKLSGHPKDLELLYKIGIGNRTGQGFGMVEVLE, from the coding sequence GTGAGAATAAAAATAATGTTAGAAGCTCCGATGATTCCATTTTTATACAGACATAGAATACTTTCTCTAATCAAAGAAGCTCTTAAAAATTCAGACAAAGAGTATAAAGATTTTCTGTATGAAAACAAAATAACAAAACCTTTTACGTTTAACTTAGTCCCACCACCAAATAAAGAAATCAAAGAAGCTGAAATTCAGATAGATAACAACTTTACAGTTAAAGACTACTTTTTTTATTCTAAAGATTCATATTTTAGCTTGTTTATATCTTCTGCTGATTACAGATTTGTTATAACGCTATTTAACGGACTAAAAAAACTAAAAAATTTTGACTTTAGCTCTCATGAAAATATGCTGGTAAACGGAGAAAGAGTCATTCTTAAGATAAAAAGAGTTGACGTTTTAAACGAAAAGCCCATAAGAAGTGATACTGTAATTTTTAAAGCAAACGCTCCTATTATTGTAGAAGACAAAAACGACAACCCAGTCCTCTTTTCAGACAAAAATTTTGAAAAAGAATTAAACCAGATAACCGATAGAATACTTTCATCTCCTCACATAAAAGGAAAAGGTCTTGAAAAACCCTTAAAATTTGAACCGATAAAAATGAGTAAACAGGTTGTTAAACACACACTTAAATCTTTTAGAGAAAAAACAGGAAAGCCTGTAATGTATTTAACAGGAAACACAGGAATTTTTAAACTTTCAGGTCATCCAAAAGATTTAGAGCTCTTGTATAAGATAGGTATAGGAAACAGAACAGGTCAAGGTTTTGGAATGGTGGAGGTTTTGGAATGA
- a CDS encoding serine/threonine protein kinase — MLKFSDIKPKIENLTKIGEGWRAVVYRGNFEGQDLAFKVASEDIHKHPIQKEGIILQQVNKHGIGSVYKFSGEDFIAYQYIDGKPLNEVLNKDNYKHLITQLLDQGFILDTLKIDKGEMHRPYTNVLVDKNQKLYLIDFERATKSLKPKNVLNIVQFISRGLKNKEELIRLLKIYKSQQSQENFEKLKSYVLAVLLP; from the coding sequence TTGTTAAAATTCTCCGATATAAAACCTAAAATAGAAAATCTAACAAAAATCGGTGAAGGTTGGAGAGCTGTAGTTTACAGAGGTAATTTTGAAGGTCAGGACTTAGCATTTAAAGTTGCATCTGAAGACATACACAAACATCCTATCCAAAAAGAAGGGATAATACTACAGCAAGTAAACAAGCACGGTATAGGATCTGTATATAAGTTTTCAGGAGAAGACTTTATAGCCTACCAGTACATAGATGGAAAGCCTCTTAACGAAGTTCTGAATAAAGATAACTACAAACACTTAATAACTCAACTCTTAGACCAAGGGTTTATTTTAGACACCTTAAAGATAGACAAAGGAGAGATGCACCGACCATATACAAACGTCCTTGTTGATAAAAATCAAAAACTTTATCTTATAGACTTTGAAAGAGCTACAAAATCCTTAAAACCAAAAAATGTGTTGAATATAGTCCAGTTTATTAGTAGAGGATTAAAAAATAAAGAAGAGTTAATAAGACTGCTGAAGATTTATAAATCCCAGCAATCCCAAGAAAACTTTGAAAAGTTAAAGAGTTATGTATTAGCAGTATTATTACCTTGA
- a CDS encoding LolA family protein, with protein MKYLSIILLLFNLSFGQDFLSEFQKKLNEIKGFESEFTQKTYQAGFKNPDVFTGEVKASKPLTIKLDYTKPYKQIIFMTKEKIILYNLQENQAVITSPQNSLLITDVISIFVDNKPINKVFSVKSHQENKNSVILDLIPKNSNDVKSLELTIEKNTLKLQKISAIDSDGNKIELEFKYFKYLSTPITIDFKLPKNVEVIKQ; from the coding sequence ATGAAGTATCTATCTATAATCCTTCTTTTATTTAACCTGTCCTTTGGACAGGATTTTTTATCTGAATTTCAAAAAAAACTAAACGAGATAAAAGGCTTTGAGTCTGAATTCACCCAAAAAACCTATCAAGCAGGCTTTAAAAATCCAGACGTATTTACAGGAGAAGTAAAAGCTTCAAAACCACTGACTATAAAATTAGATTACACAAAACCATATAAGCAAATCATTTTTATGACAAAAGAGAAAATAATTCTCTACAACCTACAAGAAAACCAAGCTGTAATAACATCACCACAAAACAGCCTACTTATAACAGATGTGATAAGCATATTCGTTGACAACAAACCAATAAACAAAGTTTTTAGCGTAAAATCTCATCAAGAGAATAAAAATTCTGTAATATTAGACCTAATACCTAAAAATAGCAACGACGTTAAATCACTTGAGCTTACAATAGAAAAAAATACTTTAAAACTGCAAAAAATATCTGCTATAGACTCAGATGGAAATAAGATAGAGTTAGAGTTTAAATATTTTAAATATCTCAGCACTCCAATAACTATAGACTTTAAACTGCCAAAAAATGTAGAAGTAATCAAACAGTAA